A region of the Scatophagus argus isolate fScaArg1 chromosome 14, fScaArg1.pri, whole genome shotgun sequence genome:
catatgtatttattttcacaagtGTATAAAAATCAATGTCTTTTGGTTGGTATTCTTTAAATTGACTCTTAACTAAATTATCAAATTTGTTATTCTGTACAGTTGATAAAACATACTCGCCTCTTCTGGTCATAAACTTCCAAAAATATGTAGTAACCACAGCAAGCTTAGCACACTGCCAAATGGCAACTTGTAGGTGACAGTGCATTAACCGCTTCCTTGATTCTGATCAGACAACATCAAGACAAGAGCACAAACTAGCCTTCTGTCAGAGCAAAATTCACAGTTCAGCCTGAAACAATCAAGAAGAAGACATCGCACCATTGTGAAGGCGGTGAGTGAcgtttttcaattttaattttgagctgacttgtcttttttttctccatgatTTCATGAtgtgtaagataagataagaactttattgatcctgcaggaaattgttgaattGTTGTGTAGAGGGTGTATTATCATATTAATGAAAATAGATACAAACTAACAACATGTATCTAATCTAGTGATGCTATAAGAAATCTAAATTAGAAAGAAATGGaataatgtttgatttatgtgttgcaacagaaaaaacaatgaTTTGCATCTACATGATCTTCACTGCGCTGGGAACAGCAGCTTCGGCTAAAGGTACATCTGAGTGTAAAAGTTACTACAGTTAACAATACAGTGTAGACAATAATTCAGTGAAAAGTGAATCAAATGTTTACAGAGACATTTGCtaaatttagaaataaaattaaaagcagatttAATGTTTATTCTTTGCAAAGGAAAAAGCATAACTTTCGCAACAAAAGGTTAAAGTATAATAATATCACAaacattataattattattaattatttccatgtttttaacatgttttttagGGTCAATTGAATGCAATTTCTCTGAACCCACCGGAACTCTGTGTTTTGGAGCAGAGGGACAGATGCTGACTTTTCATCTGCCACATGGAGATATCAGACTAAAAAAGAATAATTCTCTTATTTTAAAAGCCAAAGACCACACAGGGACTTTGTATGAGGAACATGTGAATCAGTCTGAACTCTTCACCAATGGAACATTCAAATTAGGCAAAGCAATGAAGAGACACTCAGGAGATTACTTGTTGGAAATATATGAGTCTGATGGAGTTCTGGTGAAAAAACTCATAAAGCACCTAGAAatacaaggtaagtaaaaatgtTCTAAAACAATGAATTGATTGTGGATTAAAATCtactgtacatgtaaaacaGGAAGAAGGCATTTACATTCTTTTATCAGGCTGGttaaaaaatcaaatcaaatatctAAAAAATCAAGTATCCAAATATTTTCGACTAAAAGTTTCCATATTGTAAGGATGACTATTGGTGCtttcataaaatattaacagatataataatgaaataataatgaagaaataaaagaaataataatgagTAATGTGGTTAATGACTTAATGTGTAAAGATGAAGTTAGTTAGTTAACTGTTATCAGTTAACACATTTAgaagtggattttattttgtattttgtactgGGTACTGGACTTGTTACTCTGTTTGTCCTCCAGCTCCAGTGTCAAAGCCTGCTGTGTCTCAGACGTGTCTGTCACCAGAACAGATGATCAtcagctgctcctctgaggGAGATGAAGTAGAGTTCACTTTGACCTTGGATGGTCTCTTACTGGTGCAGACCAGAAACCACAGCCAGTCCCAGACAAACTGGACAGCAAACATGAAGCCACTGGCTGGGAGTGCAGCTGAACACAAAGCCAGCAGTTCAAATGTTACCATCAGCTTACATGGTCAAGTGACAGGAAGCTTGAAGTGTCATGTTGGGAACAAAGTCAGCAGAGACGAAACAATCTTTCACCTGACAAGCTGTGAAGGTACACATTTTAAAGTAGTGTTTCCCAATCTTTTTCCTCACGCATCCCCAGTGGTTCCACTCAAGGGTACATGGAACCCGGGTTGAGAAGCACTGGCTTAAATGTTGCTTCCTTAATTTTCTAAAGATCATCTCTTCAATAGTATTTCACATGTTTCCCccacatttcaaaaacatcatttaaaaaacTGTCCATGTCCATCCAAATTTTAGTTACTtcttttaacagttttaataatTAGACTTTCATTGCAACAGTTGATGTTACTGTATATCAAATACCTGATGGAGGACAAAATAACTGTAGTTTTAGAAGAGGGAATATCATGTAGACATGAATGATCTGTTATTTCTTGTGTTATAACCTTATTGTATtatagtttgtgttttgtattctCTGTGTTGAGTtctgagttttgtgtttttcatgggTTAGAGTATGCTGGGGCGGGTGGCATCTTTATACAAACCACATTAAGACAAGAAATACTTCAGAGATttgatttaaagaatttcctttcggtgataaataaaggaattctgattctgattaatatttgttcatgttttctaGATTTTTCTTCGTCTTCTCTTTTGATTGTGGCTGTGATAGCAACTGTTGTCACTCTCCTTCTGCTATCGGCTGTGTGTCTTGGTATAAAACATCTTCGTAACAAACTGCAACCCACGACTGTGGATGAGGGTAAGTGGAAGATGTTCTCCCATGTCTTCATTCGTCTTAGTAAGGAACATACTGACATGAAGTTCAGATGATAGTTAAGATAAGAAGATTTTTTCCCAGATAGATGTTGCATTACATTCTTTTAATACCTTGGAAATAATTTTGTAAAGACTTGTTCTCTGCAATAGGTTACCACTCTTAAACACAATTGACATCTGGTTTTGATTTTTCCAGGTAACTCTGAAGACAGAGTTGTCTACACAGAAGTGAGAGTGTTACGAAAATCCAAGAGTGACAGACTCAACCAAGATCAGAATGCAACATAACTTTGTTCGAAAACATTATAAAGAGCTCTAATTTCAAGCCAAACTAGCCTTGAGATAAATAAATTAGCGATTAAGGATCACTGTGTTTGGGGCTTTAAAGGAAAGTTGAAAACAATTTCTCCTGTATTTTTCAGTTCACACACTTGTTTCCAGATCCACTGTGCACTATTTTCATGATAaacagaattgttttttttccttgattttTCAACTACCGATTATGTTTTAAGCATGTGTGCACTGATTTGATAATATTTATGATTTCCAGCTTTTCCAAACAAATCATCAAATCAAGGTCActcagaaagaaatgaaaaggttaactctgttttaaagttttcatAGAGCTATTTTTTATGAACTGTCTATTGCTTTGCATTGAATTTGGTTTGTAAGTTCTATGATTTCTCTGTTCTCAGAGTTGTAATGGAGTACAAGAAATGTGAGAAGCCTTTGTCAAAGAAACTGCACTGTGCTCTTGGTCAAACGTAATATAATGTGTATGTtcaaataaatcagaatcaaaCAATCATACACTATTgtgtaattaataataaaattattagtatatattttttagaacCTTTAGTCATTTGTAAAGAAATTGatgaagaacagaaacatggctTTCAGTTTGCACCATACTTAAAAATCAAAGGTTTGGACTTTGAACTTATGAACTTCATGGCTGACATCCAGAGGTTGTATGCTGTTCATTCAGGTACTACCAGAGAGAACATGCAGCAAGCAATGTTGGGATACTTTTTTCTACAAGATGGAGCCAAAGGTCTTCATATGTGACTCAACAAtgatcatgaaaaaaaaataaataattaagatAAGTCCATCCAATCATTTCATTCTGCCCAAATGAAGTGATAGGAAGGCCTACATGTCTATCTGCTGACGCAGCTGCCTCCCTGCTTACAGTCTGCTCTTGACATCATTGTGCATGACCGAGTCTTCTAACTGTTTACTCTAAacaattttgcatttttatgctaCACCAGAAGAAAAGTGAGCCTTTACTGTCAAAGTTTCGAGTCTGGCCACATGACCTATTGTTATTGGTAGATGGATCTCATGGCGTACTTTAACAATTTGAGAAAATTATTGAGTTTTAAGTCATGGCCTACATTACTAAAGCTTGCATATTCTCCAGTGTGTTGATTCTCCCACAAGATCATTCAGTCTACTACAGCATGGCCATATCTGGCTCATGCTGTATTTTTCTATCTTTGATCTGTAGCCTTTGAAAATCTAACATATACAAACTGGTCTGTGgcagaagcagagacagagaatggAAAAAGTTGTGGTTCACAGCCTTTTCCGCTCTTGTTGTTCCGACAACGTCAGATATGAGTTGTTGGGTGTTATTTCCTTTGAGTTTCCTCTACCAAACTCTAATAGGTACACTATAACCCAGCAGCACTAAGCATAGACAATCTGGTCAAAAATCAATATAATGATCTTTTTAACTGCCACCCCAATCCTTAATCTGAATTGCAATCCTTTCTTCTCAATTTGTGAATGTCACGTAGACTATAGGTAGACATGGAAAAGCTTACAGATCAACTTATTTCATGAAGTTATGTCAAGTATGGAAACACAAGTACATTAACACAGGACATTAAATATCGCAAACTCTCCATGACTCGcctgaaaagaaaattatgGACCCCTTCAAGATCCATCAAAATTTAAAATCATCACATCGTCCACCCTAAATAACAACGAGCTGCTGAATTGTAGCGTGAGTGTGAcaccaccacaaccacacaAGCACACTAGTTCTATTCAGACCACATGTGCAAATGAGTagaagatggagaagaaaaccTCTGCCGGAACAGCACTTACAGGTACATTCCTCTGGCCTGCAGTCAGTGTTCACTTATGACATGTAAAAGCTACATGGCATATATATGAAATTAGGTCCcaaaaattacaatttattaACTTACATACACTTTATGGTATCCCCACATTTTGCTTCCTTGTGATCATAGCCGGCGTGTTTCTTTTCAGTAAAATATAAGGAGATCCCATGCATATAAAATAAACCGCTTCAAAGTAATCTTTTTTCACTTCCAACAGCCTGATCAGTTAAGATAATTTTCTGTGCCATCATTTCCTAAATACTAACTGCATTCAATCAATCAGAGTCAATCAGATAGCGCTAAGTTCTGTCCACACTGGAAGCTTGCAAATGCGTAGTaattcagaaatgtgaaatgaaacttCTCAAATAAAAGCCATTTGCACCAAACACTGAGACTGTACGTTAAAGATGAGCAGCTAAGtgtttcagtttgactgatgactGCAGAGGTGTAGCAACAACCTCTTCCTCAATTCTCTCCACACAACAAAAAGCCAGAACCAAAAAACATCCTTTCGTCAGTGCTTCGTGGTCCAGTCAATAAGCCACAAAGAGGACATCGTATAGTAAAAGTGGTGAGTTaagtttatttgaattttaGACAGTTagatgagtgtgagtgtgttgaaAATTGgtagtttatttattattacaggGTTTCCAAAAGACATCAATTCTTATTTCTTAAACTGTCTTCTAATTATGCAAATAATCCAAATATGGTATCTAAACTGTCAAAACATCTTTATTAAagtgcagttttcattttaagcaCAGACCATGCATGGTAAATGCCCTTGCATTTATATCGTGATTTTCAAGTCTGCTGACTCCTCAGAGTGTTTTACACCGCCTGCCACATTCACCCCTTCAAGTGAAATGCATCATGtttaaaaagatattttgtgttgcaacagaaaaatgatttcCATCTACATAATCATCCTGGTCCCAGCGGTCCTGGCAAAAGGTACATTTCAGACTAACTAGGTAGTTAAGAGTACGGTTTGTGGCGAGTTTCTAACATAATAAAGTTTCCTAACATATTTGGTAGTGTTTTGTAAATCTGAACTTGCCTAAAGCACTTATCAAATATTTAATGTATTAGGCCACTGCCTACATTGACTGCAATAAACAATATGTTAAAAACATATTCAGATCGAATCTATGGCTTTAAATTTTTGCTGGtcaacagcacagaaaacaaaagatatttcatatttttattacatgtgAGGGAAAATGCTCAGGTATGTTTTGCATTTACCGACTGAAATATGTGGCACATTTAagtttttcactgttgttgtcTCTATCAGAGTCTATGGAATGCAATTTATCTGGATCCATTGGAgctcagcagtgttttggaGCACTTGGGAAGCCATTGATTTTTCACCTGCCAATAAATGGAACAAAGACAATATTGAAAAATAAGACGCATACCATTTTAAATGCAGTAGTGAATTCACATGGGGAATACATCAGTCAATCAGCATTGTCCGCCAATGGAACGTTCATGCTGAATGCAGCACGGAGGACAGACTCTGGAGATTACCAGCTCAAAGCATATACAACTGAGGGTAAACTGCTGCGTGACATCAACATGCATCTTGAAATACAAGGTGGgactttaagaaaaagaaaagaaaatattgtatgtattgtatgttgCTAAAATAGAAACTGTCAATAATAAcggaaagaaggaagaaaaaaacacataattatTCAAATGTGTGACTTCAGATCAGTTAAGAGATTTAATTACAAAaagataaatacatttacaaaaaagtTTAATATTAAAACTTGGTTATTTTTTGGTTACTTGGTTGTTTTAAAATAGCAACATTCTTTGGgaacatacacagaaacaaagacctTCCTTTATTATTAATACACAAATGCTGTAGTTATTGTATTTAGTATTGTATTTAACTGAAAGAGAATTTGAAAAATCAGTAAAATTCTGAATTTTGTTTGGAAATACCAATACAGTAGATTACAGTATAATTTAACAGTCATGTAAATACAATTAATTTCATGTGAATTTAACTTAAATATATCACTTTTATTTAGactgtaaaaattaaaagacctgaaaataataattcagttttattattgATGCAGTTTGTGCTCAGATTTTTGTTGAAATTGAGGTGCTGAATTGCTGTTTGTGAAGTTGTGATTATTGGTGCTGTGTTATACTAAAAGGTGTTTTCAGTATCTAGTCTAACTTCATTGATACACAATACTGTATTGCATTCACATCAAATATTGCATGCAATAAaatttcttcatatttaaaAATCCATCCTAATATCCATGTAACATACCTATACATGCTTGGTTGCTTCTTAAATATTGTCCTAAAATCACTTTCAAAGTTACACATTTTTTAATCTCTTGTATGATTAGTTAGTGGTTAACTGTATGTTGTCTTGCAGCTCCAGTGTCAAAGCCTGCTGTGTCTCAGACGTGTCTGTCACCAGAACAGATGATCATCAGATGCTCCTCTGAGGGAGATGAAGTAGAGTTCACTTTGACCTTGGATGGTCTCTTACCGGT
Encoded here:
- the LOC124071079 gene encoding uncharacterized protein LOC124071079, with protein sequence MISIYIIILVPAVLAKESMECNLSGSIGAQQCFGALGKPLIFHLPINGTKTILKNKTHTILNAVVNSHGEYISQSALSANGTFMLNAARRTDSGDYQLKAYTTEGKLLRDINMHLEIQAPVSKPAVSQTCLSPEQMIIRCSSEGDEVEFTLTLDGLLPVQTRGHSQSQTNWTANMKPLAGSEAEHKASSSKVTISLHGQLTGSLKCHVGNKVSRDETVVHLTSCEGSANQGILFIFIDLLIYFMS
- the LOC124071078 gene encoding uncharacterized protein LOC124071078, with product MICIYMIFTALGTAASAKGSIECNFSEPTGTLCFGAEGQMLTFHLPHGDIRLKKNNSLILKAKDHTGTLYEEHVNQSELFTNGTFKLGKAMKRHSGDYLLEIYESDGVLVKKLIKHLEIQAPVSKPAVSQTCLSPEQMIISCSSEGDEVEFTLTLDGLLLVQTRNHSQSQTNWTANMKPLAGSAAEHKASSSNVTISLHGQVTGSLKCHVGNKVSRDETIFHLTSCEDFSSSSLLIVAVIATVVTLLLLSAVCLGIKHLRNKLQPTTVDEGNSEDRVVYTEVRVLRKSKSDRLNQDQNAT